The genomic segment GGACAAGTTCGAGAACATGGGCGCCCAGATGATCAAGGAAGTAGCGTCCAAGACTTCCGACGTTGCCGGCGACGGTACGACCACCGCGACGGTGCTGGGCGAGGCGATCTACCGAGAGGGCCTGAAGAACGTCACCGCCGGCGCGAATTCGATGGCTTTGAAGCGCGGCGTCGACCTGGCGGTTGAGACCGCCGTAGCCGAACTGAAGAAGATATCGAAGAAGACCACGGGCCGCGAGGAGATCATGCAGGTCGCCGCCATCTCCGCCAACAACGACAAGGAGATCGGTAAGCTCATCGCCGATGCGATGGAGAAGGTCGGCAAGGAAGGCGTGATCACGGTCGAAGAGGCGAAGTCGGTCGAGACGACGCTCGAGGTTGTGGAAGGTATGCAGTTC from the bacterium genome contains:
- a CDS encoding TCP-1/cpn60 chaperonin family protein — encoded protein: MPAKDLRFEDEARRAILRGAQQLAHAVKVTLGPRGHNVIIDKKWGAPTVTKDGVTVAKEVELEDKFENMGAQMIKEVASKTSDVAGDGTTTATVLGEAIYREGLKNVTAGANSMALKRGVDLAVETAVAELKKISKKTTGREEIMQVAAISANNDKEIGKLIADAMEKVGKEGVITVEEAKSVETTLEVVEGMQF